ACTATTTTCGATTCCCGTTCGGTCGAGGTGTTCTGACCGGCGGTCTGACGTTGATGCTCGTTATCCTGCCGGTCGTGATCATTGCCTCGCAAGAAGCCTTGCGAGGCGTCCCTGAATCGCTGCGTGAGGCTTCGTTCGGAATCGGAGCGACGCGTTGGCAGACCGTTCAGAACGTCACGTTACCGTGTGCAATTCCGGGGATCATGACGGGGTCAATCCTCGCCATGAGCCGAGCCATTGGCGAAGCTGCGCCGATCTTGATTATCTGTGGCATAATCTATGTGGGAGCGAGCCCCGCGAATCTCATGGATGATTTCTCTGTGATGCCGTTGCAGATATTCAATTGGGCGTCGCAGCCCCAACAAGAGTTTCACGCCGTCGCTGCCCAGGGAATCATTGTGCTTTTGGTGATTCTCCTGTCGTTCAACGCCATCGCCGTGTTCATCCGTCAAACCGCACAAAAGTCACTCTCATGACAACAACAAAAGTTAATCCTAACCCGGCGGGCACACTGGATCTCGAACGCATGGAATCCCTCGGGTCACCTGACATGCGTAAACAAATGGGCAGTGCCCCCGCTACGGAGGATTCCGCTGGCACGAAGTCGCCGACTGAAATTGCGATTTCATTTGATAACTTCAATGCCTATTACGGTGAATTCCAAGCGATTAAGAATATCAGCTTGCAGATTCCGGCAAAGCAAGTCACCGGGTTCATTGGGCCAAGCGGTTGCGGCAAGACAACTCTTCTGCGGTGGATCAATCGCATGAACGACATCGTTCCCACCGCGCGGGCAACCGGCCAATTGCACCTACACGACTTGGATGTTTTGGCATCGAGTACGGACGTGGTGGAATTGCGTCGGCAAGTCGGAATTGTGTTTCAAAAGCCCAATCCATTCCCCAAGTCTATCTACGATAACGTCGCCTATGGGGCGCGATTGCATCTCAAACTTTCGCGATCCGAACTCGATGATTTAGTCGAGTGGTCTCTGCGTAAAGCAGCGGTTTGGAGCGAAGTCAAAGACCGTCTTCGCAAGCCCGCGCTCGGCCTCAGTGGCGGACAACAACAGCGAGTGTGCATCGCGCGAACCATTGCGACGGGGCCCGAAGTGCTGCTGATGGATGAACCTTGCTCGGCCCTCGACCCCATTTCCACCAGCGCGATCGAGGATCTGATCTTCGAACTGAGACAACAGTTCACGATCGTCATTGTGACACACAACATGCAGCAAGCATCTCGGGTTTCCGACATGACCGCATTTTTCTATCAAGGTAAGGTGGTTGAGTTTGGTACCACCGATCAGGTCTTTACCCGGCCGGCCATGAGACAAACGGAAGACTACGTCACCGGCAAATTCGGGTAACATAATATGACCAAGCATCTCGATCGAGATATGGATCGATTGCACCGCGATATCCTTTCGCTGTGCACGATCGTAGAGGACATGATTGGCATGGCCGCCATGGCCCTGCGTGACGGCAGGCTGGAATTGTGCGATCAGGTGACAGCCGAGGACGATACCGTCGACCGTTATGAGGTTGCAATCGAGGAGGAGTGCTTAAAAATGTTGGCATTGCATCACCCCGTTGCCATGGATCTTCGGCGGATTGCGACAGTTGTCAAAGTGAACAATGACCTGGAGCGGATTGCTGACTTGGCAGTGAATATCGCTGACCGTGCGAGAGGTGTTCGTGAGTACCCCGAGTTCCCCATCCCCAAAGGCGTTGAGCCGATGGTAGCGCACGTGCGAAGTATGGTGCGGGGTGCCCTCGATGCGTTCGTGCACCTGGATACCGCCGCGGCCCGCGAAGTCATTCAGAGAGACAATATCGTCGATGAACTTAACGAGCACTTAATTGAACTGTTGCAGCAAACGATGCAGGCCAAAAGTGCTTTCGTCATCCCCGCACTTCATTGCTTTTCAGCAATACGACACCTCGCGAGAATTGGCGACCACGCAACGAACATTGCTGAAGATGCGATCTATCTGGTCGACGGCGAAATCATCCGACATCGGTAGCCGCCGAAATTTGAAGCGGCATAGCCAATTGAACTCCTCACTCATTCACCTGTAATTGTATCGTACAAGACAATGGCGAAACCAACCGTTTTATTGATTGAAGACGACCATTCTCTAGCCGAGATTGTCGCTTACAACCTACAGCGTGAAGGGTACGAAGTGCTGCTCGCTACCGACGGCGAAGATGGACTTCGACAAGCCAAGTTGAAGCTTCCTGGTGTGGTGATCCTCGACCTGATGCTACCGGTTCTCGATGGACTTGAGGTGTGCCGGCGACTACGGGCAGACCCCGCGACAGCAAAAGTTCGTGTGTTGATGCTGACGGCCAAAGCCGAAGAGACCGATCAACTGATTGGCTTTTCATTGGGTGCTGACGATTACGTCACCAAGCCATTCAGCGTCAAAGTGCTGATGGAGCGTGTCAAGTCATTGTGCCGGCGTGAAACTCAGCCTCCGGGCGAATCCTTGGTCGAGAACCAGGGCATTCGCATCGACCCGGTTCGGCATAGCGTGACCATCCACGGCGAGCCTGTCCGGCTCACACGCAGCGAGTTCCGTCTACTGGAATCGCTCATCCGCCAACCCGGCCGTGTGTTTAGCCGGTTCGAGCTCATCGATGCAGCACTCGGTGATGATACTCTCGTGCTCGAACGTACCATTGATGTTCACGTACGCTCTCTGCGTAAAAAGATGGGTGAGAACGCCCATCTGATCGAAACGGTCCGCGGCGTGGGATATAACTTTCGCGACTCCGCGAAAGCCTCGTCTTGGAATGATGATCAACTTGATTCCAGTTGTGCGAAATCAACCGAGTCCTGAGTAATCTGTCGACCTAATCTCGCTCGCGGTTCTCATTGGTCCATCCTGGTTTATCGTGGGTTTCGCAGCTGTGAGCCAGGTGTGCTGGATTTACCCACGACACCCCCGAATAGACCTTCTCATTCACTACGCTCAATCCGAAGCGTATCTCTCTCGCGGCATTGCTAACCGCAGCTTATCCAGCCAAAGCGTGTAGTTTGTCCACGATGCCCGTTTGCGAGCAATGATGCCAACGCCTGATGACCCTGGCGGGCACTCGGTTTCCCTGGGCCTCTCATGAATACGCGTTTGCCGAATCAGCCCACATATTCGCAAGTTTCTTTTGCGCATTTCCTCGCTGAGCGGGGCTGGCTCCTCCATAGTGAATGCTCATGGTTCCGTTAGGACGCATTGGTTTACACCATGCGCCTCTTCATGCTTTCTTCACGCATTCCAAACCCAAAATCAATATGAAGTTGTTTTAATCTCGCCCGACACAAGTCAAACAAATCAAAACTCAACCAAGGATTTCACAAATGCGGCGGATTCAACATCAATCCCAGGCGGTTCCGCATCGCCTCCAACCAGGTTTTACGCTCGTCGAATTGTTGGTGGTCATTGCCATCATCGGCGTGTTAGTGGGGCTACTGCTACCGGCTGTCCAAGCAGCCCGTGAAGCGGCCCGTCGAATGCAGTGCCAGAACAACATGAAACAATTCGGCTTGGCCATGCACAATCATATGTCTGCCTTCAATGCGTTTCCCCCAGGAAGCGTGAACTATGACGAAGCGGGCAACCGCTATAAAACCGGCGGTTGGCAGCATGGTCAGAATGAAATGGGCTGGCACTGGCTCGTGATGCTGTTTCCCTACATGGAACAACCTGCCATGTGGCAACTCGTTCAGCAGTGCGAAGAAACTCGCGCGACAGAGCATACGTCGAATCCCTGCGACCACTGCGAGTCCATCGATCTCATTGGGAACCTGGGACGCGAACAACTGCCGTCTTTTGATCAATGTCCTTCGGCCCCTGCCGTGCGGACGCAGTTTTCCGACGGTAGCTATGGACTC
This genomic window from Allorhodopirellula heiligendammensis contains:
- the pstB gene encoding phosphate ABC transporter ATP-binding protein PstB: MTTTKVNPNPAGTLDLERMESLGSPDMRKQMGSAPATEDSAGTKSPTEIAISFDNFNAYYGEFQAIKNISLQIPAKQVTGFIGPSGCGKTTLLRWINRMNDIVPTARATGQLHLHDLDVLASSTDVVELRRQVGIVFQKPNPFPKSIYDNVAYGARLHLKLSRSELDDLVEWSLRKAAVWSEVKDRLRKPALGLSGGQQQRVCIARTIATGPEVLLMDEPCSALDPISTSAIEDLIFELRQQFTIVIVTHNMQQASRVSDMTAFFYQGKVVEFGTTDQVFTRPAMRQTEDYVTGKFG
- the phoU gene encoding phosphate signaling complex protein PhoU translates to MTKHLDRDMDRLHRDILSLCTIVEDMIGMAAMALRDGRLELCDQVTAEDDTVDRYEVAIEEECLKMLALHHPVAMDLRRIATVVKVNNDLERIADLAVNIADRARGVREYPEFPIPKGVEPMVAHVRSMVRGALDAFVHLDTAAAREVIQRDNIVDELNEHLIELLQQTMQAKSAFVIPALHCFSAIRHLARIGDHATNIAEDAIYLVDGEIIRHR
- a CDS encoding response regulator: MAKPTVLLIEDDHSLAEIVAYNLQREGYEVLLATDGEDGLRQAKLKLPGVVILDLMLPVLDGLEVCRRLRADPATAKVRVLMLTAKAEETDQLIGFSLGADDYVTKPFSVKVLMERVKSLCRRETQPPGESLVENQGIRIDPVRHSVTIHGEPVRLTRSEFRLLESLIRQPGRVFSRFELIDAALGDDTLVLERTIDVHVRSLRKKMGENAHLIETVRGVGYNFRDSAKASSWNDDQLDSSCAKSTES